A window of the Campylobacter massiliensis genome harbors these coding sequences:
- the thrB gene encoding homoserine kinase, translating to MQILVPATSANIGPGFDALGLALELHNTVEITRANFASVSILGEGKDNALLKKNNIFLSIFNEIYVKLTDKKDTFRMIFTNQIPFSRGLGSSSAVITSAIAAAYAAAGFKADKSAILNQALVYENHPDNIAPATLGGFVSSVVENGKVKSLKKPLSTDIKAVVVIPDKPMSTNESRAKLPKNFTMGECVSNLSHAAFLTACFFSENYELLRTAAKDVMHEQIRMQSLPELFEVRKIAYENGALLSTLSGSGSSFLNIVYAGDAANLKQKLQDKFKSFRVEIFNFDNDGIKILQS from the coding sequence TTGCAAATTTTAGTTCCAGCCACGAGCGCAAACATTGGCCCCGGTTTTGACGCCCTAGGACTTGCCCTAGAGTTACACAACACAGTCGAGATAACGAGGGCGAATTTCGCCTCCGTGAGCATTTTGGGCGAAGGCAAAGACAACGCGCTTCTTAAAAAAAACAACATTTTTTTATCTATTTTCAATGAAATTTACGTCAAACTAACGGACAAAAAAGATACTTTTCGCATGATTTTTACCAATCAAATCCCGTTTTCTCGCGGACTCGGAAGCTCTTCTGCAGTCATCACTTCAGCCATCGCGGCGGCTTATGCGGCAGCTGGATTTAAGGCGGATAAAAGCGCGATTTTAAACCAGGCGCTAGTTTACGAAAACCACCCCGACAACATCGCTCCGGCGACGCTTGGCGGTTTTGTTAGCTCCGTCGTTGAAAACGGCAAGGTAAAATCTCTAAAAAAACCTTTAAGCACCGATATCAAAGCCGTCGTCGTGATCCCGGATAAGCCGATGAGCACGAACGAATCTCGCGCCAAGCTACCTAAAAATTTCACTATGGGCGAGTGCGTTAGCAACCTCTCTCACGCCGCATTTCTCACGGCTTGTTTTTTTAGCGAAAATTACGAGCTTTTAAGAACGGCGGCAAAAGACGTCATGCACGAGCAAATCCGCATGCAAAGCCTACCCGAGCTCTTTGAAGTGCGCAAGATAGCCTACGAAAACGGCGCACTTTTAAGCACGCTTTCAGGCAGCGGATCGAGCTTTTTAAATATCGTTTACGCTGGCGATGCGGCAAATTTAAAACAAAAACTGCAAGATAAATTTAAGAGCTTTCGGGTTGAAATTTTTAATTTCGACAACGACGGGATAAAAATCCTACAAAGCTAA
- a CDS encoding YlxR family protein, whose amino-acid sequence MAQKFIPIRTCVVCKKRFEQQILRRYRLINSSLFFGNGNGRSFYLCEECLKKDEKILRKSLGRVAGSFIATLQNGQNLKEILLNGDCSNFRDSK is encoded by the coding sequence ATGGCTCAAAAATTTATCCCTATCAGGACGTGCGTGGTCTGCAAAAAGCGCTTTGAACAGCAAATTTTGCGTAGATACAGACTGATAAATTCTTCGCTATTTTTCGGAAACGGAAACGGACGCAGCTTTTATCTTTGCGAGGAATGTCTAAAAAAAGACGAGAAAATTTTAAGAAAATCGCTCGGAAGAGTCGCAGGCAGCTTTATAGCGACGCTACAAAACGGGCAAAATTTAAAGGAGATACTCTTAAATGGGGACTGTTCGAATTTCAGAGATAGCAAATGA
- the infB gene encoding translation initiation factor IF-2: MGTVRISEIANELGYNSKEVLEKAIELGLKVKTHSSGVSPEEAEALYTYIQTGEIPEALKKKPEKKKPTVKKAETKEGKEEKESKPKEAKKPSAAKEEKPLPKEKVETKNDEKSEKEQKTVTQKPAEKAPEPKTQVAPKEEPKTQPAAEPVHPKESLADVSLQKRRGLVIVKKKKDEQPAPRASERKESAPALNLESIFKFSDEKIERKKKKEKKSVIATKKDGATKMDLLGDRDMADIVIDDEDVVILPDFSVRTQTPEPQKTRQPANTNYKPVLNTSVSSFLEQGTARRPRKKHKKSQRADHNGEAVTYVEMPKEIRLYEFADKINKQPSEIIGKLFMLGMMTTKNDFLDEDAIEILADEFGIEVNIVDTQEAFDYVKAYDEEEEQLDDANLTVRAPVITIMGHVDHGKTSLLDYIRNSRVAAGEAGGITQHVGAYMVNKNGKNITFIDTPGHEAFTAMRARGAKITDIVIIVVAADDGVKPQTKEAVSHAKAAGVPIIIAINKMDKEAANPDKVKSELAELDILSTDWGGTYEFVPISAKMGMGIDDLLEIVLLQAEILELKANAKANAKAAIIESSQQKGRGPVATVIVENGTLKVGDIVVAGVAYGKIRSITDDQGKILKEIKPGECGVIMGLSEIPEAGETLISVKTDKEAREYAQKKAEYLRQKELSKTTKVSLEELSEKIAEGELKSLPVIVKADVGGSLEAIKASLEKLRNDEIKVNIIHSGVGGITQSDVELARASENSVILGFNIRPTGEVKEKAKESGVEIKTYNVIYNLIDDVKAILSGLMSPVIHEEQLGQAQVRQVINVPKVGAIAGCMVTEGTINRGAKIRLIRNGVVVHEGTVSSLKRFKDDVREVARGFECGVGIDGYNDIREGDYIESFKEVEEQASL, from the coding sequence ATGGGGACTGTTCGAATTTCAGAGATAGCAAATGAGCTCGGCTACAATAGCAAAGAGGTTTTAGAAAAGGCTATTGAGCTTGGGCTAAAGGTCAAAACGCACTCGAGCGGCGTTAGTCCTGAAGAAGCGGAGGCGCTATACACCTACATCCAAACCGGCGAGATCCCCGAAGCTCTCAAGAAAAAACCGGAAAAGAAAAAACCGACCGTCAAAAAGGCGGAAACCAAAGAGGGCAAAGAGGAAAAAGAAAGCAAACCTAAAGAGGCAAAAAAACCAAGCGCCGCAAAAGAAGAAAAGCCTTTGCCTAAAGAAAAAGTAGAAACAAAAAACGACGAAAAATCCGAAAAAGAACAAAAAACAGTCACTCAAAAACCGGCAGAAAAAGCACCGGAGCCAAAAACGCAAGTAGCACCAAAAGAGGAGCCAAAGACCCAGCCTGCCGCCGAGCCGGTCCATCCAAAAGAGAGCTTAGCCGACGTTAGTCTGCAAAAAAGGCGCGGTCTAGTCATCGTAAAAAAGAAAAAAGACGAGCAGCCCGCACCTCGAGCAAGCGAGAGAAAGGAGTCTGCGCCGGCACTAAATTTGGAAAGTATATTTAAATTTAGCGACGAAAAGATCGAGCGCAAAAAGAAAAAAGAGAAAAAATCGGTCATCGCAACTAAAAAAGACGGCGCAACAAAGATGGATCTGCTCGGCGACCGCGATATGGCAGACATCGTGATAGATGATGAGGACGTGGTTATATTGCCTGATTTTTCAGTGCGAACTCAAACTCCGGAGCCTCAAAAAACAAGACAACCTGCAAATACCAACTACAAACCGGTACTAAATACATCGGTAAGTTCGTTTCTAGAGCAAGGTACTGCGCGCAGGCCTCGTAAAAAACATAAAAAATCGCAACGAGCCGACCATAACGGAGAGGCGGTAACCTACGTCGAGATGCCAAAAGAGATCCGTCTTTACGAATTTGCCGACAAGATCAACAAGCAACCGAGCGAAATCATCGGCAAGCTCTTTATGCTAGGCATGATGACGACCAAAAACGACTTCCTAGACGAGGATGCGATAGAGATTTTAGCCGATGAGTTCGGTATCGAGGTAAATATCGTCGATACGCAAGAAGCGTTTGACTACGTTAAGGCCTACGACGAAGAAGAGGAACAGCTGGATGATGCAAATTTGACTGTCCGCGCTCCCGTTATCACCATCATGGGTCACGTCGATCACGGTAAAACCTCGCTACTAGACTACATCAGAAACTCTCGCGTGGCAGCGGGCGAAGCGGGTGGCATCACGCAACACGTGGGCGCCTATATGGTAAATAAAAACGGTAAAAACATTACCTTTATCGACACTCCGGGCCACGAAGCTTTCACGGCTATGCGCGCTAGAGGGGCCAAGATCACCGATATCGTTATCATCGTGGTCGCAGCCGACGACGGCGTAAAACCGCAGACCAAAGAGGCCGTTAGTCACGCAAAAGCCGCCGGCGTACCGATTATCATCGCGATAAACAAGATGGATAAAGAGGCCGCAAACCCTGACAAAGTAAAAAGCGAACTAGCCGAGCTGGATATCCTATCTACCGACTGGGGCGGCACGTACGAGTTCGTACCGATCTCCGCAAAGATGGGTATGGGCATAGACGATCTACTTGAAATCGTGCTCTTGCAGGCTGAAATTTTAGAACTAAAAGCAAACGCAAAGGCAAACGCAAAAGCAGCCATAATAGAAAGTTCGCAGCAAAAAGGCCGCGGTCCGGTAGCTACGGTTATCGTAGAAAACGGCACTCTAAAAGTCGGCGATATCGTGGTTGCAGGCGTTGCATACGGCAAAATAAGAAGCATAACCGACGATCAGGGCAAAATTTTAAAAGAGATAAAACCGGGCGAATGCGGCGTGATAATGGGCCTTAGCGAGATTCCGGAAGCCGGCGAAACGCTAATAAGCGTTAAAACCGACAAAGAAGCCCGCGAATACGCACAGAAAAAGGCTGAATACTTGCGCCAAAAAGAGCTTAGCAAAACAACAAAAGTAAGCCTAGAAGAGCTTAGCGAAAAGATCGCCGAGGGTGAGCTAAAATCGCTCCCGGTTATCGTAAAAGCCGACGTGGGCGGCTCGCTAGAAGCTATCAAGGCAAGCCTAGAAAAACTTCGCAACGACGAGATAAAAGTAAATATCATCCACTCAGGCGTGGGCGGCATCACACAAAGCGACGTAGAGCTAGCCAGAGCGAGCGAAAACTCCGTGATTTTAGGCTTTAACATCAGGCCGACGGGCGAAGTGAAAGAAAAAGCCAAAGAAAGCGGCGTCGAAATCAAAACCTATAACGTCATCTATAACCTGATCGACGACGTCAAGGCGATCCTAAGCGGCTTAATGTCGCCTGTCATCCACGAGGAGCAGCTCGGTCAAGCGCAAGTACGCCAGGTCATCAACGTCCCTAAAGTAGGCGCGATCGCAGGCTGCATGGTAACCGAGGGCACGATAAACCGCGGCGCGAAAATCCGCCTGATCAGAAACGGCGTGGTCGTACACGAGGGTACGGTAAGCTCGCTAAAACGCTTCAAAGACGACGTGAGAGAGGTAGCGCGCGGCTTTGAGTGCGGCGTGGGCATAGACGGCTATAACGACATCAGAGAGGGCGACTACATCGAGAGCTTTAAAGAGGTAGAGGAGCAAGCTAGCCTATGA
- the rbfA gene encoding 30S ribosome-binding factor RbfA: MNPSEIKRLRTQSVLKELLPEALSTLEDELLRGLCVTDVECKKGRYDAFVYLDKMMFDEREQAYILDRLKRVSKHLQNHCMAAEGWYRAPNFHFKFDDRLEYQNHMDDLFEKISEDLNKNAKS, from the coding sequence ATGAACCCCTCGGAGATAAAACGCCTGCGCACGCAAAGCGTACTAAAAGAGCTTCTACCTGAGGCTCTATCTACGCTTGAAGATGAGCTTTTACGCGGGCTTTGCGTGACTGACGTCGAGTGTAAAAAAGGCAGGTACGACGCGTTCGTTTATCTAGATAAAATGATGTTTGACGAACGCGAGCAGGCCTATATACTAGACCGCCTAAAGCGCGTATCAAAGCACCTGCAAAACCACTGCATGGCGGCTGAGGGCTGGTATAGAGCGCCGAATTTTCACTTTAAATTTGACGACAGACTCGAGTACCAAAACCACATGGATGATTTGTTTGAAAAAATCTCAGAGGATCTAAACAAAAATGCAAAATCTTGA
- the rimP gene encoding ribosome maturation factor RimP, whose translation MQNLENLISQCGVQLYDVEVANENGRAIYRIYIAKPGGVNLDDCEKVSRLLSPIFDVEPPLSGDYVLEVSSPGLERKLEKPSHFISSIGELAKISAEVDGENKKLKGKIISADDDEISFESEGQILKIKIANIKKAKTYIEW comes from the coding sequence ATGCAAAATCTTGAAAATCTGATCTCGCAGTGCGGCGTGCAGCTCTACGACGTCGAGGTCGCAAACGAAAACGGCAGAGCCATTTATAGGATCTACATCGCAAAGCCCGGCGGCGTAAATTTAGACGACTGCGAAAAGGTCTCGCGCCTACTCTCGCCGATATTTGACGTCGAGCCGCCGCTTAGCGGAGACTACGTGCTAGAGGTTAGCTCGCCCGGACTTGAGCGAAAGCTAGAAAAACCGAGTCATTTTATCTCAAGTATCGGAGAACTAGCTAAAATCTCAGCCGAAGTAGACGGCGAAAATAAAAAGCTAAAAGGCAAAATCATATCCGCCGACGACGATGAGATCTCGTTTGAGAGCGAAGGTCAAATTTTAAAAATAAAAATCGCGAATATAAAAAAGGCAAAAACCTATATCGAGTGGTAA
- the accD gene encoding acetyl-CoA carboxylase, carboxyltransferase subunit beta — protein MSFLDIFSKTRKQQSAPSEAPAHWVKCDSCHSLMYYKEVEANFNVCPKCGFHMRLAADKRIAMICDEGSFVELDTKLKPVDPIKFVDKKSYKKRISENEEKTGRSSAVICGEAKIDDMNVQLAVFDFSFMGGSLGSVEGEKIVRAVKRSLDKKQPLIIVSASGGARMQESTFSLMQMSKTSAALKLLDEAKVPYISVLTDPTMGGVSASFAWLGDVIIAEPGALIGFAGQRVIKQTIGADLPEGFQRSEFLLEHGLIDAIVERKEHKQFLSDMIRLLSNNPAYAAKQPSTQNLDDEE, from the coding sequence ATGAGCTTTTTAGATATTTTTTCCAAAACAAGAAAGCAACAATCCGCTCCTAGCGAGGCTCCGGCGCACTGGGTCAAATGCGACAGCTGTCATTCGCTGATGTATTACAAAGAGGTCGAGGCAAATTTTAACGTCTGTCCAAAGTGCGGTTTTCACATGAGATTAGCCGCCGACAAGAGGATAGCGATGATCTGTGACGAAGGTAGTTTCGTCGAGCTTGACACCAAGCTAAAGCCCGTCGATCCGATCAAATTCGTCGATAAAAAATCGTATAAAAAACGCATAAGCGAAAACGAGGAAAAAACGGGCAGAAGCTCGGCCGTGATCTGCGGCGAGGCCAAGATAGACGATATGAACGTACAGCTGGCGGTTTTTGATTTTAGCTTTATGGGCGGGTCTTTAGGCTCGGTCGAGGGCGAAAAGATCGTGCGCGCCGTAAAAAGATCGCTCGATAAAAAGCAGCCCCTCATCATCGTTTCGGCTTCGGGCGGAGCGAGGATGCAGGAAAGTACGTTTTCGCTGATGCAGATGTCAAAGACCTCTGCCGCGCTAAAGCTACTTGACGAGGCTAAGGTGCCCTATATCTCGGTCCTAACCGATCCTACGATGGGCGGCGTGAGCGCGTCTTTCGCGTGGCTGGGCGACGTCATCATCGCAGAGCCCGGCGCTCTCATCGGATTTGCCGGACAGCGCGTTATCAAGCAAACCATCGGAGCCGATCTGCCTGAGGGCTTTCAAAGATCGGAGTTTTTGCTAGAGCACGGCCTAATAGACGCCATAGTCGAGCGCAAAGAGCATAAGCAGTTTTTAAGCGATATGATAAGGCTACTCTCAAACAACCCGGCCTACGCCGCCAAGCAGCCGAGCACTCAAAACTTGGACGACGAGGAATAA
- a CDS encoding 23S rRNA (pseudouridine(1915)-N(3))-methyltransferase RlmH produces the protein MEISVFCIQKSKRENFENEIKEYAKMSSKFAKISDVVIFNDKIAKAQSKGREEALKAYDEAYEPNLNGFCVALDEAGREFNSEEFAKLISDKAQISFFIGGAYGLSQNFKQKTDAVVSLSRMTMAHKIAKLMLHEQIFRALCINANHPYHK, from the coding sequence TTGGAAATTTCCGTGTTTTGTATCCAAAAGTCAAAACGTGAAAATTTTGAAAACGAGATCAAAGAGTATGCGAAGATGTCGTCTAAGTTCGCTAAAATTTCAGACGTCGTCATCTTTAACGACAAGATCGCTAAAGCCCAAAGTAAGGGGCGAGAAGAGGCGCTAAAAGCCTATGACGAGGCTTACGAGCCAAATTTAAACGGCTTTTGCGTGGCACTTGACGAAGCGGGCCGCGAATTTAACAGCGAAGAGTTTGCTAAACTCATCTCGGATAAGGCTCAAATTTCGTTTTTTATCGGCGGAGCTTACGGGCTGAGCCAAAATTTTAAACAAAAAACCGACGCCGTCGTTAGCCTAAGCCGCATGACAATGGCGCACAAGATCGCCAAACTTATGCTTCATGAGCAGATTTTCAGAGCTCTTTGCATAAACGCGAACCACCCATATCACAAATAA
- the dksA gene encoding RNA polymerase-binding protein DksA: MRKSDLEQFKALLLERKAQITKNILDSSNEMAGLRQSGVSDEFDIASVNADQLIEQSISAQQRQELAEIDVSLRKIADKTYGICEMCEEDIGLARLRVKPHAKYCITCREIVEKTAK, from the coding sequence ATGCGCAAAAGCGACCTGGAGCAGTTTAAGGCACTTTTACTGGAGCGAAAAGCACAGATAACTAAAAATATTTTAGACTCGTCAAACGAGATGGCAGGGCTACGCCAAAGCGGCGTCAGCGACGAGTTTGATATCGCCTCCGTAAACGCCGATCAGCTCATCGAGCAATCAATCAGCGCTCAACAAAGACAAGAACTAGCCGAGATCGATGTCTCGCTGCGAAAGATCGCCGACAAAACCTACGGCATCTGCGAGATGTGTGAGGAGGATATCGGGCTGGCGCGTTTGCGCGTCAAACCGCACGCAAAATACTGCATCACCTGCCGTGAGATAGTGGAAAAAACCGCAAAATAG
- a CDS encoding LapA family protein, producing MQIKRFIVYAVLYLVVVGAIVYLFNDGSYELHLKFALFGSDIEYALNLPVAVWMILPPAILTLFCVLHMAYHGFKFYAFKRKISHDEKFYRELGKEILLGLDTNKDFKTNFYKIPSQIARILSPWDRYKDANIEGEELQNALDIMRAVKNGEVADLKKFKLPKDNPLFIKNELNKIANLDGYYLETLKKPMGDQGEIVREARQKLINLGSLADIKKFAPDLDEKEIMTLIARFAKDEIKLSNDEILELLNSDKISKDSFGISAATLKSKIAPDAVISIFERLKNERQEAQEAYVYLLFEFEMLERAQEVLSGLEAGEYQNFRTLLYLRQNGKNVPTDLFFKHAHC from the coding sequence ATGCAAATCAAACGTTTTATAGTCTACGCCGTGCTTTACCTGGTCGTAGTCGGCGCGATCGTTTATCTTTTCAATGACGGCTCTTACGAGCTTCATCTTAAATTTGCCCTTTTTGGCAGCGACATCGAGTATGCGCTAAATTTACCCGTCGCAGTTTGGATGATACTGCCGCCTGCGATTTTGACGCTATTTTGCGTGCTTCACATGGCCTATCACGGATTTAAATTTTACGCCTTTAAACGCAAAATTTCGCATGATGAGAAATTTTACAGAGAGCTCGGCAAAGAAATTTTACTCGGCCTAGATACGAACAAAGACTTTAAAACGAACTTTTATAAAATCCCGTCTCAGATAGCTAGAATCCTCTCGCCGTGGGATAGATACAAAGACGCAAATATCGAGGGCGAGGAGCTACAAAACGCCCTAGATATAATGCGCGCGGTCAAAAACGGCGAAGTCGCCGACCTAAAGAAATTTAAGCTACCTAAGGACAATCCGCTCTTTATCAAAAACGAGCTAAACAAAATAGCAAATTTGGACGGATACTATCTAGAAACGCTTAAAAAACCTATGGGCGATCAGGGCGAAATAGTCCGCGAAGCAAGGCAAAAGCTAATAAATTTAGGCTCGCTCGCCGATATCAAAAAATTTGCTCCAGATCTGGACGAAAAAGAGATCATGACACTAATCGCCCGCTTTGCCAAAGACGAGATAAAATTGAGCAACGACGAGATTTTGGAGCTGTTAAATTCGGATAAAATTTCAAAAGACAGCTTTGGTATCAGCGCCGCGACGCTAAAAAGCAAAATCGCTCCGGACGCCGTCATTAGCATATTCGAGCGCCTCAAAAACGAACGTCAAGAGGCGCAGGAAGCCTACGTTTATCTGCTGTTTGAGTTTGAGATGCTCGAGCGCGCGCAGGAGGTTTTATCAGGCCTTGAAGCCGGCGAATATCAAAATTTCCGCACTTTGCTATATCTCAGACAAAACGGCAAAAACGTCCCGACCGATCTATTTTTCAAGCACGCGCATTGCTGA
- a CDS encoding tRNA dihydrouridine synthase codes for MIDFSKKPLFLAPLAGFSDLPLRSVVKQFGCDVTVSEMISANALVYEGSKTLEMLKKSPLEMPYIVQIAGSDADIVKKAVEILNGIEGIDGIDLNCGCPVPKVVKQSAGSALLKDISNLKRIVETIKKTSNKQMTSVKLRLGFDEKIPEILALAAQDAGADYIAFHGRTRAGGYTATVDYAAIGRAKEAVTIPVIANGDISPENAADVLNLTNADALMIGRSCIGKPWVFHEIKTGGSIDAATKKAIILAHFDAMIEHYGEHGAAIFRKHLHRYSKGIDGASAFRDEINHIAEPETLRQKIQAFF; via the coding sequence CTGATAGATTTTTCAAAAAAGCCGCTTTTTCTAGCTCCGCTCGCGGGCTTTTCGGACCTGCCGCTTAGAAGCGTGGTCAAGCAGTTTGGCTGCGACGTGACCGTAAGCGAGATGATTAGCGCAAACGCCCTAGTCTATGAAGGCAGCAAAACTCTTGAGATGCTCAAAAAATCACCGCTTGAAATGCCCTATATCGTGCAGATCGCAGGCAGCGACGCGGACATCGTCAAAAAAGCGGTGGAGATTTTAAACGGTATCGAAGGCATCGACGGTATCGATCTAAACTGCGGTTGCCCCGTGCCAAAGGTCGTCAAACAGTCTGCGGGCTCTGCTCTGCTAAAAGATATCTCGAACCTAAAACGCATCGTAGAAACCATCAAAAAAACCTCAAATAAGCAAATGACTAGCGTCAAATTGCGCCTAGGCTTTGATGAAAAAATACCCGAAATTTTAGCCCTCGCCGCGCAGGACGCCGGAGCTGACTACATCGCATTTCACGGACGCACGAGAGCGGGCGGCTACACAGCTACGGTAGACTACGCCGCGATCGGCCGAGCTAAAGAAGCAGTAACCATCCCCGTCATCGCAAACGGCGACATCTCGCCCGAAAATGCGGCCGACGTGCTAAATTTAACCAACGCCGACGCGCTAATGATAGGACGCTCCTGCATCGGCAAGCCGTGGGTTTTCCACGAGATAAAGACGGGCGGCAGCATCGACGCGGCGACGAAAAAGGCGATCATCTTGGCGCATTTTGACGCGATGATCGAGCACTACGGCGAGCACGGAGCGGCGATATTTCGCAAGCACCTACACCGCTACTCCAAAGGCATAGACGGCGCCAGCGCCTTTCGCGACGAGATAAACCATATCGCCGAGCCGGAAACCCTGCGCCAAAAAATCCAAGCCTTTTTCTAA
- the recO gene encoding recombination protein RecO gives MQGYILHTQKVRDEDLLVYILTPSLLVKSYRFYGARHSNVLQGYKIDFELEGGENFLPHLRSVLHLGYRWLLSRERLLAWQQFMRLLYAHLRDVEQIDEVYFRELELCASRFDRGAPKRLLIESYVRILEAEGRLHDELFCFICDEPVEDRVALARSFLPAHEHCAAQKGFEIEKIKMLFSERSTLLLDDDEIDALYSVLLQGF, from the coding sequence ATGCAAGGCTACATCCTGCACACGCAAAAAGTGCGCGACGAGGACCTACTCGTCTACATCCTCACGCCCTCGCTGCTAGTCAAATCCTACCGCTTCTACGGCGCGCGCCACTCAAACGTCCTGCAAGGCTACAAGATCGACTTCGAGCTCGAAGGCGGCGAAAACTTCCTCCCGCACCTGCGCAGCGTCCTGCACCTAGGCTACCGCTGGCTACTCTCGCGCGAGCGGCTACTCGCGTGGCAGCAGTTTATGCGCCTACTCTACGCGCACCTGCGAGACGTCGAGCAGATAGACGAGGTGTATTTTCGGGAGCTTGAGCTTTGCGCCTCGCGCTTTGACAGGGGCGCTCCCAAACGCCTACTTATCGAGAGCTACGTGCGCATTTTAGAGGCCGAGGGCAGGCTGCACGACGAGCTTTTTTGCTTTATCTGCGATGAGCCAGTGGAGGATAGAGTTGCGCTAGCCAGGAGCTTCTTGCCCGCTCACGAGCACTGCGCCGCGCAAAAGGGTTTTGAGATAGAAAAGATAAAAATGCTCTTTAGCGAGCGCTCTACGCTGCTGCTTGACGATGACGAGATAGACGCGCTCTACTCGGTTTTGCTTCAGGGATTTTGA
- a CDS encoding ankyrin repeat domain-containing protein, whose product MLRLKDTDKILNFMTRNGLSADVKMKANTTPLMYASFYGDEATAKRLIDMGADAHARDSYKLSPLAYAIENNSTKTVKLLLDSGVRLEEVKAVQFYQNHAIYSLINSIVVDKDDVHINFDFADTDSKDAADPFGYAIANNLLEISKMFFELGYKSECKFKAQRYEEFDCFGRLSIIPNYEPMLNLLLDNNVSGQPTSEELKEAYKKCYIRHK is encoded by the coding sequence TTGCTGAGGCTAAAAGATACGGATAAGATTTTAAATTTTATGACAAGAAACGGGCTTAGTGCCGACGTAAAGATGAAGGCAAACACGACGCCGCTGATGTACGCTAGCTTTTATGGCGACGAAGCCACGGCAAAAAGACTTATAGATATGGGCGCGGACGCTCATGCGCGAGATAGCTACAAACTCTCGCCCCTGGCCTACGCCATCGAAAACAACTCCACAAAGACCGTTAAGCTGTTGCTTGATAGCGGGGTCAGGCTTGAGGAGGTCAAAGCCGTGCAGTTTTATCAAAACCATGCTATATATTCTCTGATAAATAGCATAGTCGTAGATAAAGACGACGTGCATATAAATTTTGATTTCGCCGATACGGACTCAAAGGATGCGGCAGATCCCTTCGGCTACGCCATAGCTAACAATCTACTGGAAATTTCAAAAATGTTTTTTGAGCTGGGCTATAAGTCAGAATGCAAATTTAAAGCCCAAAGATATGAGGAATTTGACTGCTTTGGCAGGCTGAGCATAATACCAAACTACGAACCTATGCTAAATTTACTCCTAGACAACAATGTTTCGGGGCAACCTACGAGTGAGGAGTTGAAAGAGGCGTATAAAAAATGCTATATAAGACACAAGTGA
- a CDS encoding tRNA 2-thiocytidine biosynthesis TtcA family protein gives MIELSKRLLRQVGQTNARYRMVRGGDKILLGLSGGKDSLALAHVLKHMQNVTPEKFEFKAVTLSYGMGEDYAYLTRHCAEHGIEHDVIDSSIFEISKDKIRKNSSFCSFFSRMRRGYLYTYALEHGFNKLAIAHHLDDAVESFFMNFTYNGALRTLAPKYIAANGIEVIRPFIFVRERQLRENAVQNGLTVIGDEACPAMRFDVKMPHARAETKELLANLEKQNPKLFVSLKAAFENIHSDTFFAAGAQNLTDEE, from the coding sequence ATGATAGAGCTTAGCAAGCGGCTGCTGCGCCAGGTCGGGCAGACCAACGCCAGATACCGCATGGTGCGCGGCGGGGATAAAATTTTGCTCGGTCTTAGCGGCGGTAAGGACAGCCTCGCGCTCGCGCACGTGCTAAAACACATGCAAAATGTTACGCCCGAAAAATTTGAGTTTAAGGCCGTGACGCTAAGCTACGGCATGGGCGAGGACTACGCCTATCTCACGCGCCACTGCGCCGAGCACGGCATCGAGCACGACGTGATCGACAGCTCGATCTTTGAGATATCTAAGGACAAGATCCGCAAAAATTCTAGCTTTTGCAGCTTTTTCTCGCGTATGAGGCGCGGCTATCTCTACACCTACGCGCTCGAACACGGCTTTAACAAGCTCGCCATCGCCCACCACCTCGACGACGCGGTCGAGAGCTTTTTTATGAATTTTACTTATAACGGCGCGCTGCGAACGCTTGCTCCCAAATACATCGCGGCAAACGGTATCGAGGTTATCAGGCCGTTTATATTCGTGCGCGAAAGGCAGCTGCGCGAAAACGCCGTGCAAAACGGACTTACGGTTATCGGCGACGAGGCGTGTCCGGCGATGCGATTTGACGTCAAGATGCCTCACGCTAGAGCCGAAACTAAGGAGCTTTTGGCAAATTTAGAAAAGCAAAATCCAAAGCTTTTCGTCTCGCTAAAGGCCGCTTTTGAAAACATCCACAGCGATACGTTTTTCGCCGCCGGGGCGCAAAATTTGACCGACGAGGAGTGA